gtgtggaggaactcgagtgtcctgcacagagccctgacctcaactatACTGAACAgttttggggtgaattggaatagTGAaccatccaacatcagtacttgACCTCATTAATAAGGACATACAGTTGACTTTCAAAAAAGACGGCAagctctggacctgaggagtgccaggttttttaaaaattgcagacttttgaaagttatactcccctccacacacaggccagccttcctctcgcagcacccacggacatctggcacagttccggagatTAGGCAGCAGAGACAtgtcaacgtgtatttagtttaagGTGTCATGGAATCACTGTATAGAGTACAGAGGTCGGTTTCTGTCTCTGGTTTTCTTGccgtttctccttttttttttcatagtcttctattttttttcttctctatctcTTTTTTGTTCACACttaatgtccaaaattttaatatataacctttttttaactttattacgCAAGTCATTTGTGTCTTTCTGTTGTATTATTAACAATAAGCCCCAGACAGGAGGAGCATACAAGCTTCTACTGGGTGTGTGGAGATTTCCATTCAATCAATAATACGTTGTGTTATTTTACAGGAATTTGTCATCATGTTACAGAGAACAGAGTACAACTTTGCTTCTCCTTTGGaggtaaatattgcaatataacaaatatttgtatatattggttACTTTTAACATCTAACATCTGTTAACATCTGTTTGACGTATATCATATCATGAATATAACAATACCTATAGGAAAGCTGGTAAcaatattcagatattttatgatatttaagAACGGTTGGGATTACCTTCATAGCCCTGACCAGGAAATGTCTGATCTGTGGCTTATTTACACATATGTGACCATATCTgcaatgtaaatagaaaaaaaaactttataaagatATCAGAATATTTTCAGCAGTCAGTCCAAgactccctgtgtttgtatgaaGCTCCCCTAACTTCATAGTTAAGGAAACAAGCGGGTATGAATTCTAATCactgttacatttgtatatagaTTGAAAATGATATATAAAGCCAGTATGTTTCGGGGCACCGGCTTCCTTCATCAGTGCTGGCTAAAAACAGACATAAGGAACAATCAAATTTGGTAGCATATAACCAGTAAAGagtttaataaaattgtatcataCATGTccaagaattaaattaaaaaaaaaaattttcaatagtAGAAATAATTTTTAAGCCGTAATTGATGTAAGTCCCTATATGTTATAAAATGAGAAACATCagtctaaataaataataaataataattattatttattattaattatttcccCAATATTTCCCTCCTTTGAGGTCCTAGTCGTTCAGGAGGGACAGGTGAGGACAGTTCATATAGTGGGGGTTGGGGGGTTCAGGTATTCCTGTTTCTTAATATATAGAAGTGATTGGATGGATTTACAGTCTCCCAGATCACTTTTACAATAAAGCCGGCATCACCCAGAAGTTTGCTTAGAAACCAGTGGTGCCTGCGACTTAAATGACCAATTTCTTTAAGTTTTTCTGATCCTAATAAGCAGCaccaatttctgttttttttaacagatgttttaTTCACTTGAAAACCGCAGACACATGACTACAATCTTAAAGAATTTCCAGGATTTTCTGGACCAGCAGGTAACAAAGCTGAGTACACCAGACCACTCATTTACCTGGTGCTTCTATATAACAGTAAGGCCATTGAGTCCTATAGTGACCTCGTGGTTGGACGAAAGGAATATGGTGCATGGAGGGGGTCACTGACATCTAAAAGGGATCACTGCCAGATAGTCTGAGGATGCATTGCTGCAGCGAAAGGGGATGTAGGAGACAAAAATCActagacaggtgagtatagcagctTTTCTATTTCAAGAAACTGGAATTGTAATAAGGTAAGACCTCAAAGTCTCTTAAAATGTACCATACCAAACCCAGCATTTCTCATATACAAGCATGGGAGGTGAAGTCATTTTGAAGCATTGTTATTCTTACCATCGTTGCTTGGATGATAGTACAGaattaaagtaattgttttgatataaaaaaaaagactttgcagTGGAAAGGCACAGGTGGAGAGGCCTTCCAGTCACCTGCAACATAAAGAAGCAGGGAGAATGGCAGCTTAACCAAAGATCTCTTGGAGACTTAGGCTGCTTACACACTTCCGATAATTactgttggaaatgaacaaccgattggccgaaaatcattcacaaaaaaggtgaccaacgacgccgacgaatgaggattgtccaTGGAAATGAACAGCTGTCACGGCGGATCtaattggccgacgatcgttcactatcgtTCACTAATcatggttctgcaatacactttctcctttacatgtcactccctgcatcgtttgaacgatggaaTCTAGCCTGTGTAAACTATTGGTGGCTtatatttgaaccatcgtattgttacagcatgtatagaattgtgcaaaatacgaacgttcaaatataattgtgcataattgttgatcggttgtaatctcccttttctaacaataattattggaagtgtgtacctagctttagactgCATGGCCAGCCCTAAAAGTAGAAGTAGCCGACTCCAACAGGTGAGCCATGAACTTAGCAGAGGTAAGGTGTAAAACTGATGGGAGAGTTTGGTGGATTAAAAGTGAAAGCAGGAAACCGGGGGAGGCAGACCGAAAGTGAAAGAATGAACTGAAAGTGAAAGAAGGAGACAAGGGGGAGCGAACTTAAATCGAAAGAAGGAGACCAGAGGGAACAAACTGAAAGTGAAAAAGAACAATGGGAAAGGGCACTGAAAGTGAAAGAAGGAGACTAGATTGAAGTTACAAGTAAGAGACCTGAGtgcacaaaaaatgaaagaaggaaaGCAAGAGAATCCGGAAAGCGGATCAAAAGTAAGTGCAGGAGATTGGGAATATTAGGAGCATTTTGGGAGTGCACTGATACTATAAGATGGGTGACAGCAGGCCTCGGCAAAATAGGGCACCCTTGAGTTACCCACTTAAGTCTGCCATCAAGAAATAGGGGGAAAATAATCTTAGCTTTGTTAGGGGTGTATATAGgtagtttatattttaaagaggaCTTAAACtagaaattaaaaattgcaatctgTATTAAAAAGGGCAGGTGtagtaaaataaccttacctgcctgatcgcaactTTTTAAGTACACTCATTCCTCCCTGTTCCATTGTGAGTTCCTCtgccttctttcttctcttcttcttgaaTTTGACCTTTGGCCATCtagattggccaggctgaaatgatACAACACTCATGCATGCCTGAGTTCATTTCGTCCCAGCAGCCCTGGGGGAATGCTGGCATACTCTGCTCATTCTGGCATCCtttgctgagctgctcatgcacagctctgtttttttagaagaaatcaagcaggtaagtttgtttttttgcagacgGATCGCCTGTCCCTTTCAATTATAAAGACTGGACAGGTAAATTTGCAAAGCCAAACTTTAGTTTTAATATCAATAGGAGGGCTATTTCAGAAGCTGTCTTtgagaatattccacttcttgcCATTCTTTTCTCTTAGAGAATATATTTCTCCCAGAACTTTAAATCATTTAACATGTTTCTATCTTAacaaattccaggtttgatgcAGTTGTTACAGCAACTGTTCTGCTTCCATACTGAGCTGAACAAATCCATCAAAATAATTTCCCTGTTCCTTGCTCCCACAGCTTCCTGCCAATGCTTCTCCACTGAAGGTCCTTGGGGTGAGGACATCTGAGATGAGAAGAAGGGTCACTGAGCAGGTCACTGTTCTTAAGGATACCTATGAGGGAATCCTAACGGGAAGTAATgctgaagagaaaaaaatgctcCTGGATGAAATTAAATCTCTGTTGAatgaaaaacaagaatatttttgtGCTGAATATTCAAAGCGCTTCACCAAGTGTGCAGTGGGTATTGGCTGTGCTGTAGGAGGTGGTGTCCTGTGCTTGGCTGGTGGGATTGCAGGGGCAGCGGTGGCTGGGACGGTGCTTGCTGCCGAAGCTGTGGGCTTATTAGGTAGCACAACGGCAGCGATGGTCGGAGGGGCCATCGGAGGCTCCGTCACAATGGGAGCTATAGGAACTGGTGTTGGCGCAGGCGTCGGTGGCATTATTGGAcatgtggaaaagaaaaaagaagccaAGTCTGAGCACAGTCCTAATACAGAGACCTCTACAGAAGACATTCAACCTCTGGTGGATGAAAAAAACTGACACAATTCCTGGATTTATCAAATTTTACTTGGTAGCTGCTTTATTTCTGGTCTATTCTTCCaagagatatttttatatttatcaataatattaattaacttTCTATTTACTAAAATGGTTTTTTGgtgtgaaaatgattttatttgtttagaaaaaaaaaaccttcaaatatACACTGTATCAAAACATGGAGACCGAAAACAGAGGAGAACTTACTTTACCATCAAGTGAATATGCTAATTATATATTGAGTTGAGATTCTATATTCTCTCAGATTCATCCAAAGTAATTGTTCTTCCATCGattgttttgcaataaaattacatatttaacatTCCATTCCgtttgaatttattttgtgtttatcttttataaaaaaaaaaatttatgatttATTTGGCCAAAAATATTCTGGGGAGAGACAAACAGGTTCTGAACATTTCCACATCTCCAAAACAAATTTTCATCAATGCGTATTGAAAGCCCCAATTCTTTGTATTTAGGAGAGGCAGAGATGGACCCATAAAGGGTTGGCGAGATTTAATGTCACTAAAGTGACCATTGTCCCATTGGCAGAAAGTaatgaaaatctaaaatgtataaGCTATCACCAGATCGGGGGAAATCCTATAGGAGGGACACTTCTTTTGGAGACAACTGTCCGTGAAATACCCATGTCTCTCCCTGTTTGCCCCTCCCCTGAGCTTTCCTTTTTTAAGACATGCTTCTGCATTTGCTGTTTGTCAGATAATTATGTTGTTATTCAGGTACTTCCTATTAGGCCGAGATGAACGTCTCCCAGTAGTGGTGTTCAGATTCCAGCTCAGAGTTGATTCCAATTCAGATTTTAGATATTTTGACCTTGGAATTTAAGCAATCTGCATTGTACCTAAGTTAAAATATCCTATATGGGGAAATGATTTAATGACAGGCAGCCAGAATTGGCACACCTGTCTACATCTTCTACTTAGGGCTGAGGTCAGCCTTCTAAAAAAGAGTGCACAGCCAGACAAGGTGTGTTTGTCTGCTAATCTGGTACTGAGATGGACAGAACTTGGAGCAGCTAATTAGGGACAGataggaaataggaaaaataGTATATCAGGACAAAGTGCTTTACAAGGCTAAGTTCCAAGTtcacacaagttttttttctactcttgctaaaaaaaaaatgtaaatacattttaaaatagttctACTGTTAACCCAGTCAAATCATAGCACAAAGACAATTCCTCCCATTGATGCTAATCCATTTAGTTTTACTTATATATTGGCATGTTTTGGAAGTTTGAAAATgaccgaataacagtgttataacagttatatatatgtCAGggtgaaaggagcagtcagacagataggaagcaaaccaagagagagcagtgtcacagataccaatggagccatgatttgtattagaagggggagataactgtgtcagaggaaagatcaaggggAAGGAGCGAGTACCAAATTCTGGGTAGCAGCTGGAGGGAAGAAAACACCAACACCAGTGGTATCAGATAGAGAGGTCCTGTTATACATGTCAGACTGTTTCATGGGCCAGATGTATTAACGCTATCTAAGACTgcaaaagatagactatcgtgggaggaCCTTGTTGATCCAACAAATTGATTGGGGCATTTTGGAAACAAAGAATGTAATGTACATACctgagtataagccgactttttcagcaccaaaaatgtgctgaaaaagtcaccttcgccagtcaggtgcatgggtctctccagaaaagcaccctctgccagcTGATTCCCGCTCCTGCCCCTGCAAACCCCCCCTCAGGTACCTGGGGCTTGTAGTCCTCTTCTGTGCGCGGCAGTAGCTTGCTTCGCCCCCGGCTCTGGTTCATGAGATCACAGCTGCCAGCAGGGCTTACTGTGCAAGGTGTCTGTTAGTTTCATACAGTTTCAGATAACGCTGCTCTGTCTCTACTGAATGTGATAAGACAAAGCTGCATTATCTGAAACTGAATGTTGCTCCACATCACACACAGACTCCTGCACAGTGATCCCTGCTAGTACGGGTTAACAATCGAAAATCTGTctacttcagtttcccggcatgagtTTCAGATCACATGttcagtacagggactgcaataaactgtttggccactaatgttttcatggtgctgttctgtCTGCTTGTACACTAAATACACTCTTTGTGTTTTAGCTTGGTGGCTTGATTGAGCTAGGGAGGTAGTACTCTTCAGGTATCATTGTtgataccatattttttttttttttttattttttttttttttgacctttttaggTTAGcttactgtttttctttgaaataatattgaaataaatgttaaaaaacatataccccactgatgcctcaattattgtaatgttattggtatttattttgaatattaaaatttgccagtagctgcagcatttcccaccctcggcttatactcgagtcaatcaattttcctgtttccaaggtaaaaataggatCCTCagcttatacttgagtatatacaatattcttttatgatcTCCATTCTAGAGGATCCTTACTGAACTTGTAGATTAAGGAAACCTGTAATGTCAAATATTTGGAATCCTGTACTTTGATTTCTTTGGAAAGCAGTACTTTTAGGCCTGGATGGGGCTGTTcgtaattgtattgctgcagaactGTAGTATTTTATTTGCGATCCAGTGTCGTGTTAGAAATGGGTGGGctaggcactcctccctttttccaggccaTAAATTGAGGTTGGTTTTGGAGAACCTGGCACCAGTATTTGAGACAAGGGGAGTtgtagcctgaggccaggtgtgcaGGGAGTGCATTTGATGCCGATCTCCCATGGTGTGACAAAAGCTGCCATGTCTTTATTGTGGCAGTGCCTCCAACCTGAATTACTAGCTGCAGAACAAAGATACCCTGCCTTTTATGAATGGGAGGCATTGGCTACCATTCTATTACTGTTGCAAAatgccttaaagcagacctatctccaaaatttgtactttatataaaagagttgatAATCCtaatatataaggtaaaaattagctttttttaccTCTAAACGCAACAGGCTAATTTTCCTGCTACTTTTgtgtatgcgcagtgagatggacacgttatcttttttttaatttacaacgACTACGTCACTCGCGCACTGTGAGCCAGATGTGAGGGTTATGTGgtcagaaaaaggaagaagatggcggcgcccggtgcttcctccgTGCAGTGACCAAGGAGGATTTCAGAACGGTCCTGGATCTAATTGAGGAGAATGctggagggatctgcagaaataaaggtaagtgtgatcctattttattttaagtttagttccacttgaaggaCTAACattattatttgctatttttttgttttttttttccccttaagcTCCCAAACAGATGCGCTCATTTCTACCTAAATCACATTAATTCCattttcccttttcatttttctcttcaaACTGTAAGTAAAGTCTTCCATTTATCCATATGAATATAATGTACTATCACCATATTAATGCCTATCATTATTGATATATAATTTGTgatgtcactatatatataccTAGATATCGGTTTAATAAGTAGATATAATCTGGCATACTATGCTGCCACTTTGATTATAGTATAATATTGTCTCTCCACTATCTTATCAATTACATTGGAATTGACTATATGCCATCAATTTCATGTGTTTGATAATAAGAGTGGCATACAAAATTGATGTATTCGATATATATATAGCATCTACCATACTTACTCATATATATTGTGACTGTTAATACATGGGTTTTGGCAGATGCAgtttcatcattattattattattactagttttattatatatgtaatgtgaTAGCATACACACCTTTACCATAGTCATAGTATTGAACTGCAAAATCTTACTTATGTTACAATTGGACATTTATCATTGTTTGAACGCCTTGAATATTGGCCAATAGCCTAACATCCTAATACATATCTTTTTATGTAATATCAAATCCAATAGCATTTTCCAAATAATTATACACATTTACCCATTCATTCCTATTTTTGTTAGAAGTATAAGACACCATAATAAGCATTCTCTCTGTTTTGATAACCTCCTTCAAAATtcttatgtattattttaatatccaTCTACTCGTTGTGGCTCAAAGGTCCCCTGAAAAAAGTTTAtgtaggcaaaacgcgtcgggccaATTGCCAAGTTCATCTGTAAAGATATTTACTAAGTCTAGGGCGCTAGTCCTATAACAGCTTGGCTGAGGGGACAGGACCACATGATTGTTTATGATaactttgattttattattttgcatgtatGTTATATGACCTACAATATAAATTActtataaatattgcatattcaGTTTGCCTTTAAACCCCAGTTTTCTTCTGCTATAGGGCTAggcataatatattattaaggATCAGTAGTTTCCACCCAACTGTGGGATATCACAGGCGGTTAGAAATATCTGATGGTCGGTGGGGGGAGGGGAAAGGGGGCGAAAGAGAAGGGGGGAAAGGAAAAGGTGAGACCTGACTGCGTAGCAATGCTATATCCTCTTACAACTACTTGTTTCTGGTATCTAATCCTTATACATACAACGATTACCTACAACTTTATAAGTGCATGACATCTTTGGATGAACATTTACATTCACCTTCATATCTCAATATATATCAGTAATTATGTCATCTTAGATTTACCTTATATGGCTAAATACccacatatgcatatatatataaaaaaaagattttagcagTATCCAcctgtctataaaaaaaacttcggCTCACCAGCATCATCACTAGGGACGTGTTTTgaatacaatggccctgattcatgaaagctctccaggctggggataatacactttcagaagtgaagctgggtgatccacaaaacaaggactggatttttcaaaattatttgctatttgctagcaaatgttttgaatcctggaccagatccattccaggtttggtggatcacccagcttcacttctgaaagtgtattatccccagcttggagagctttcatgaatcagggccaatatctagACCCGACCCTTATTCTATTTACCACCAACCGTATTAAGTcatacacccctgaggaagcccaatttgggcgaaacgcattgggcaCTTATACGGAAAATACGGTCATATTACTATGTTTTCTATAtaccattgttttttattgtttgtgttagtAGTACCATGTCTAGTGAACCGCCCTACTTCTGTGACTCTTAACAGAACTAGGCAAAACAAACACGATTTGTTTTACACGCTTTAATTAATATGTTTGTGGACTATGTACATGTATGATTCTACTATATATGaaggtaatatatattaatacattcatagtttGACGCAACACTTTTGAGCCTCGAACCTCTTTCTGTGCCTTCTCTTTGCGCCCTCTGTTTTGAAAGTATCACAGGGGGTTTGCTCATCTGCAGGGCAGATAATAGGCAGCGGACTTTAAAATAACCGCAGCTATgtttattttagccaggtgttacagcacacaatcagcaaatgtataacaaaatcaggctgggcatctggctacctcactgggtCACCTGTCTCTCTGACCCACACTATAACCGCTGTTCACAGTTTGTAGAATTGTttggccactggctttcctggagctctgttcCCTTCTCGTGCAGCCTGGAACACACTCTGGCTTATCACCTCTTCCCCTCTCTGACTGATCACCTCTTCCCCTCTCTGACTGATCACCTCTTCCCCTCTCTGGCTGATCACCTCTTCCCCTCTCTGACTGATCACCTCTCTTTTATTACACCTGAGTGCAGGAGAACAACCCTGTCAggattggccaaggaacccacccttcacttcccttggccagctccagggccctagaACTTGAATTTCCTCCGAAACCTGATACAAACTATCCCTTTCCTTTCCCTGAAGCCAATACAACACTTTTCCTGCCCTTTATGGGCACACATTATCACACAACCCTTTTTTCACTTGGCTCTCTTTAGCTTTCACCATACAGGAGGACAATTCCTTATGTATAACATCTGAATAAGAGTAAATGGAGTTCCTAACTTTATAGTCCATCATACTAAGGAAATAGAAGAAGGGTTCCAATAAAACCACCAATAACAGGAACCTGAAATAGCAATAGGATTCACCtcatcaatttttttccccatgacaggcaaagtttttttttgtttgttcgcACGGATTTTATTTCTTGTGGTCGCAGCTTAGTTTGCACTTCCTAAATTGTTTTACCTCTGTTTGCTGTattcatgcaaaaatgttttttcattgtaaagaaaccaaacatttcctttatttcgCAATTCATATGTATACAACTTAAATCAGAACTCTTACATAGCATAAAAACTAGCTCCCCTGATAGTAGCATGATATATTGGGGGGCTTGTCTGAACCATGGCACCTGTGCTCACCTACATGCACACTGCACCCCTGCTGATTTCACTTCCACCTGACCAGACTTTTCAACACTCCTGCAATGGGGGCAGCCTAATATGTGACCCCCTTATCCACCCACAAACGTTTCTTTGGAATCTGGTTTGCCAGAGGTGTGTAGCCCCCTTTTCTTTTGGGCAAAAAACAGACTTTCCTCCAATGGTGGGGAGAAGACATCTTCCCCATAACATAACCCTGTGTTTTGGGGGTCTTCAGGCAGGGAGCCCTTTTGGAATGTAGAAgccaccttttattattattatacagtatttatatagcgccatcatattacgcatcgctgtacatggtccatagtcgtgtcactaactgtccctcaaaggagctcacaatctaaagtccctaccatagtcatatgtgattattatagtctaaggtcaattgttagagagaagccagttaacctaactgcatgtttttgggatgtgggaggaaaccggagtacccggaggaaacccacgcagacatggggagaacctgcaaactccatgcagacaatgttccagctggggatcgaacctgggacctagcgctgcaaaggccggagtgctaacccctttAGTAAAGAAGCTTCCAGATATCCACCCCCTCCCCTGGGGAATGAGCACAAaggtacataataccccttaaCCATTCCCAAAATGGGTTAAACATTGCCTTGAAGTAAAGACACAAAAAGTACACTATTGCTTTACTAATACTTACCCATGCAGAGTCCAACAATAGGTAAGGTGCGTCCAACTGGGTTGAGCTCGTTCACGACAAATCTGAAGAATAATGATGGAGATTAAATAATCACTGCTTagatttgttcagccaatcacacacGAGGACAGCCAGGGACAGCTgaagaaaatattagttttgcCCATGGACCAATCTATCAACATTGCTAAGCAAAGCCGTTCACTGATTTGTGCACAACCTGGGAAATGATTATTATCTACCTAATATTGTTCAGTTACCCGGCATACACTACTCTATATTCATCAAATTTTACAAACCTGTTTGAATGTCGTCGGGATTCGGATACAGCTGACACTGCTGGACAACCATCAGGCAATAGGAACAACTCTGAATGATCAGCCACAAATAGGTGCTTTGCAAAGACCAGCAGCGGATAGGAATA
The Pyxicephalus adspersus chromosome 7, UCB_Pads_2.0, whole genome shotgun sequence genome window above contains:
- the LOC140334861 gene encoding uncharacterized protein yields the protein MLQRTEYNFASPLEMFYSLENRRHMTTILKNFQDFLDQQLPANASPLKVLGVRTSEMRRRVTEQVTVLKDTYEGILTGSNAEEKKMLLDEIKSLLNEKQEYFCAEYSKRFTKCAVGIGCAVGGGVLCLAGGIAGAAVAGTVLAAEAVGLLGSTTAAMVGGAIGGSVTMGAIGTGVGAGVGGIIGHVEKKKEAKSEHSPNTETSTEDIQPLVDEKN